The bacterium nucleotide sequence ATCACCTCTGCCCTCGTCCCGTCTATCCGCGGTATAGCGCCAGGCTTGCGCTAGGGCCTGGGGACCGAGGTAGCGATCGTCGGTGGCGACGGTCGGGCAGGCCGACAGACACAATCCGCATTTGATACAGTAGGCGAATTGGATGTACCGGATCAACTCCTGGGGAGATTGAAAATATTCGCTGGTGGGCTGATTTTGTTCCTCCACGACATGGCGGATCAGATACGGTTTGACGGTCCGGTGCCGGATGAAAAAAGCTTCCAGGTCTGGGACCAGGTCTTTGATGATGTCAAAGTTGGGCAACGGCTTGATCACCACCCGGTCCCTGTGCAGATGCGCCACCTGGTTGGCGCAAGCCAGACGGGGCAGCCCGTTGATGAACATGCCGCAGGAACCGCACACGCCCATGCGACATGAGGAGCGCCATGACAGGGTGGGATCGAGATTTTCTTTGATCCACACCAGACCGTCCAATACGGTCATACCCTTGGTCACCGCTACGGTGAACTCTTGTCGGTACGGTTTGGCGTCCTTTTCCGGATTGTAGCGCAGCACATCGAAAACCACCTGGCTGGGGCCGCTGGTCTGGCTCATGGCTGTACCTCCTTCATCAAATAGATCACGATTGCGGCATAGGCGCCGTATGCAAACAGCGCCAGGCCGGATACGATCAGTATGATGTTGACGACTTTTTCCAGGGTCCGGCTGAGCGTCAGCTCAAACAGGATGGTGCGCAGGCCGTACAGGCCGTGATATAGAGCTGCTCCCAGCAGCAGGATGTAGGTGAGCATGAAAAAAAACTGCTGACTGCGTGCGAACACGATCTCTTTGTCGATGGGATCGCCATGGCTGAGGCCGAGCAGGAGCATGAGGTCATCCAGGTGCATGATGGTCATATGCACGGCCAGCAGAATCAGGATGACCGCGCCGGCCAAAAGATGCCAGAACCATAGAGTAGATTCACGCATAGGTTTTTACCTCGTGTTTTGAGTTGCGACCGTCGGCGTGCCGGCGGCCTGCGTTTTTACCGGTTCAGCAGATAGAAATCCGTTCCACCCAGAAGGATCATCGCGGCCACCAGAATCATGACGACGATGAAGAACGGTCGCTGCCGCAGCACGGAGGAGCGATAGGGGTAGACCGGCCTGGCAGGTTTGCCCAGCATCAGGCCCAGTTCGGTGATTCCCAGCCGCAGGCCGTTCAGGCCGTGATAGGCGAAACAGACAAAGATCAGAAACTCGCCGACCTTGAACCAGGGTGTAGTAAAACTCTGCATGGTTTGCTGCCATGCCTCCGGCCCGGCGATACGGGTTCCGGTGACAAAGATGTGCAGGATGAAATAAGTGAGCAGGCCCAGCCCGGTCAGTCGGTGCAGCGCATAGGCGTATCGTTCCAGGCCGTAACGGCCGCCGCCCAGCCAGCCGAGCAATCCCAGCTTGTTTTTCAAATGCTGTTTGTTTTTTTCCATAACGCTCTCCCGTCGAATGACATTCTGGATCAACGCAATGGAGCCTTCTCGGCCGGCATCAGTATTTTCGTTCTTCCGGCTTCCAGGTGGTCAGTGTCACTGGTTTATAATCCAGGCGCGGTCCCTGGTCGGTGTGCCAGGCCAGTGTGTGTTTGTGCCAATTTAAATCGTCCCGATTTGGATAATCCCGGCGAGCGTGGCGGCCTCTGGATTCGCAGCGCGCCAGAGCGCCGCTGACCATAACCTCCGCCAGATCGAGCAGGTTGG carries:
- a CDS encoding succinate dehydrogenase iron-sulfur subunit produces the protein MSQTSGPSQVVFDVLRYNPEKDAKPYRQEFTVAVTKGMTVLDGLVWIKENLDPTLSWRSSCRMGVCGSCGMFINGLPRLACANQVAHLHRDRVVIKPLPNFDIIKDLVPDLEAFFIRHRTVKPYLIRHVVEEQNQPTSEYFQSPQELIRYIQFAYCIKCGLCLSACPTVATDDRYLGPQALAQAWRYTADRRDEGRGDREQEVYSSHGVFRCHFAGACSEVCPKGVDPAFAIQLLKQDMFKRKLGGCEEQHGSPVTTPVSEAKENPKIPKAPAPTLTK
- a CDS encoding succinate dehydrogenase, which translates into the protein MEKNKQHLKNKLGLLGWLGGGRYGLERYAYALHRLTGLGLLTYFILHIFVTGTRIAGPEAWQQTMQSFTTPWFKVGEFLIFVCFAYHGLNGLRLGITELGLMLGKPARPVYPYRSSVLRQRPFFIVVMILVAAMILLGGTDFYLLNR